In the genome of Desulfobacterales bacterium, the window TTTAATTGCCTATGTCATGATGCCGATCATCGGGATGTCGGTTAATGTGGCGCTTCCCGCCATCGGGAAAAGCCTTTCCAGCAACCCGGTGGAGCTGGGCTGGATTTCGATTTCCCTGCTGCTGTCCATCGCCGTGTTCGCCATTCCCGCCGGAAGAATCGCCGACATCTATGGCCGCAAAAAGATATTCTTGTGGGGGGTTGTGATTTGCACGGCGACTTCCTTTCCGTTGGCGGTTTCCGATTCGGCGGCGGCTTTGATTTTTTTCAGGGCGATTCAGGGGGTCGGGGGCGCGATGATCCTGAATACCGGGCTGGTGATTGTCAGTTCGATATACCCGGCCGGCACCAGAGGCAAACCCCTGGGGATGTGCATGGCCGCCGTCTATACCGGGCAAACCCTGGCACCGTTTTTAGGGGGGCTGCTGACCCATCACCTGGGATGGAGAAGTATTTTTCTGGCCAATGTCCCCTTCGGGCTGTTTGTCATCGTTTTCATAGTCTGGAAAATCAGGGATGGACGGATCGAGACCATGGACGAAAGGATCGATTGGGTCGGTGTAATCCTTTTCGGTACCATGATCGTGTCCTTGATGTACGGGCTTTCCATCCTGCCGTCCAGGCAGGGCCTCTGGCTGGTTTCAGCAGGCCTGGTGTGCGGGATCGTATTTGTCAAATGGGAACTGAAAGCCGAGCTGCCGATTTTGGAAATGAAACTTTTCATGGAAAACCGCGCCTTTTCATTTGCGATCCTGTCCGCCTTTATATTTTATTCAGCCGTGTTCGCGGTCACCTTTTTGCTAAGCCTTTATCTGCAGTATGCCAAAGGGTTTTCGCCGCAAAGGGCCGGACTCTTCCTGGTGTCCCAGCCCCTTTTTCAGGCTGTTCTGTCTCCCCTGGCCGGCAGACTGGTGGATCGGGTCAAGCCGCACTTCCTTTCACTGATCGGCATGGCATCGGCCACGTCGGGCATGCTGCTGTTTGCCTTTATAACGGTTCATACCCATCCGCTGGTGATTCTTACGGGCTTGTTTCTGGTGGGTGCCGGCTGGGCGTTTTTCATCTCCACCAATATGAACGACGCGATCGGTTCGGTGGACAAAAAATATTACGGAACGACCTCCGGCATGATCGTAACTATCAGGCAAATAGGAATGATGTTCAGCATCGCACTGGCCATGTTTACCTTTTCA includes:
- a CDS encoding MFS transporter, with the translated sequence MSNHHHQKNSTILLVILIAYVMMPIIGMSVNVALPAIGKSLSSNPVELGWISISLLLSIAVFAIPAGRIADIYGRKKIFLWGVVICTATSFPLAVSDSAAALIFFRAIQGVGGAMILNTGLVIVSSIYPAGTRGKPLGMCMAAVYTGQTLAPFLGGLLTHHLGWRSIFLANVPFGLFVIVFIVWKIRDGRIETMDERIDWVGVILFGTMIVSLMYGLSILPSRQGLWLVSAGLVCGIVFVKWELKAELPILEMKLFMENRAFSFAILSAFIFYSAVFAVTFLLSLYLQYAKGFSPQRAGLFLVSQPLFQAVLSPLAGRLVDRVKPHFLSLIGMASATSGMLLFAFITVHTHPLVILTGLFLVGAGWAFFISTNMNDAIGSVDKKYYGTTSGMIVTIRQIGMMFSIALAMFTFSLFMGRVQVTPEHLGLFLKSVKIAFGLLTVLCFSGLLSLGFRGKIKS